One Bradyrhizobium sp. CCGB12 genomic window carries:
- a CDS encoding amidase encodes MISLADLQRRIEAGELSPDAAIAQSHAAIEAKEKDVHAFVRHDKSARAQGSGPLRGIAVGIKDIIDTANMPTEMGSEIYRGWQPRSDAPVVMMLKRAGATIIGKTTTTAFASRDPTPTLNPHNLGHSPGGSSSGSAAAVGAGMIPLALGTQTGGSVIRPAAYCGTAAIKPSFRMLPTVGVKCYSWALDTVGLFGARAEDLARGLLAMTGRSEFSGIVAAKAPRIGVVRQEFAGTVEPAAEEGLQAAIKAAEKAGASVQIIDLPAAVQEAWRIHPIVQDFEAHRALAWEFSERHDEIAPMLRASLDATAGLTPREYDEARRISRRGRRELGELFEGIDVLLTYSAPGTAPAKELATTGDPRYNRLWTLMGNPCVNVPVLKANGLPIGVQVIARFGNDPLALSAAWFLEEALAKSG; translated from the coding sequence ATGATCTCACTTGCTGACCTCCAGCGCCGCATCGAAGCGGGCGAGTTGTCGCCCGATGCCGCCATCGCGCAGTCGCACGCGGCGATCGAGGCGAAGGAGAAGGACGTCCATGCCTTCGTCCGCCACGACAAGTCGGCGAGAGCGCAAGGCTCCGGCCCGCTGCGCGGTATCGCCGTCGGCATCAAGGACATCATCGACACCGCCAACATGCCGACCGAGATGGGCTCCGAGATCTACCGCGGCTGGCAGCCGCGCTCGGACGCACCGGTCGTGATGATGCTGAAGCGGGCAGGGGCCACCATCATCGGCAAGACTACGACCACGGCGTTCGCCTCGCGCGATCCGACCCCGACGCTCAATCCGCACAACCTTGGTCATTCGCCGGGCGGCTCGTCGTCGGGGTCGGCGGCAGCCGTCGGCGCCGGCATGATCCCGTTGGCGCTGGGCACGCAGACCGGCGGCTCGGTGATCCGGCCTGCGGCCTATTGCGGGACGGCCGCGATCAAACCGTCATTCCGGATGCTGCCGACGGTCGGCGTCAAATGCTACTCATGGGCGCTCGACACGGTCGGCCTGTTCGGCGCGCGGGCGGAAGATCTCGCGCGCGGGCTTCTCGCGATGACCGGCCGCAGCGAATTCTCCGGCATCGTCGCAGCGAAAGCGCCGCGCATCGGCGTGGTCAGGCAGGAATTCGCAGGCACCGTCGAGCCGGCGGCGGAAGAGGGACTGCAAGCCGCGATCAAGGCCGCTGAAAAGGCCGGCGCCAGCGTGCAGATCATCGATCTGCCGGCGGCGGTGCAGGAGGCCTGGCGCATCCATCCGATCGTCCAGGATTTCGAGGCGCATCGCGCGCTGGCCTGGGAGTTTTCGGAACGCCACGACGAGATCGCGCCGATGCTGCGCGCCAGTCTCGACGCGACGGCGGGGCTGACGCCCAGGGAATATGACGAGGCGCGCCGGATCAGCCGTCGCGGCCGCCGCGAGCTCGGCGAATTGTTCGAAGGCATCGACGTGCTCCTGACCTATTCCGCGCCGGGTACGGCGCCGGCCAAGGAGCTCGCGACCACCGGCGATCCCCGCTACAACCGGCTGTGGACGCTGATGGGCAATCCTTGCGTCAACGTTCCGGTGCTGAAGGCCAATGGCCTGCCGATCGGCGTGCAGGTGATCGCGCGCTTCGGCAATGATCCGCTCGCACTTTCGGCGGCGTGGTTCCTCGAGGAGGCGTTGGCGAAATCAGGCTAG
- a CDS encoding patatin-like phospholipase family protein yields MSEKIVGVHDGVGSLGAVRTAASRLLATTEIWSDAPSPPPTPAPLPVMPPAPQPDPVAQAPVTVEVVTTAAPVTPQQVHASQWPPRRLSLALQGGGTFAAFSWGVLERLLEEPDIAIDTVSGASAGAINALLLACGLAEGGREGARSRLNRFWLRLMHEASFRSLMLIGGFSPAGSSVAFGPTLRSGQFDPFDLDPLRQALSRDIDFASLRNARCPKLLIAATRIRDGQQQIFRNDAITADVALASTCPPLVHCAVEIDGEAYWDGGFGGNPPLLRLAQETTTADVLLVQLTPARDSYVPITLAAIDRRLDQIAANAALNAEIAAIEWAQAHAAPSLRLSRIAAEDFVDGLAQRSSTDLGRGFIRTLHRSGREAAERWLGQGANGNAPARAQQVSRAEPALA; encoded by the coding sequence ATGAGCGAGAAGATTGTCGGCGTGCATGATGGGGTTGGTTCGCTGGGCGCAGTGCGCACGGCGGCAAGCCGGCTGCTCGCGACGACCGAGATCTGGTCCGATGCGCCCTCGCCCCCTCCCACGCCAGCGCCTCTTCCTGTTATGCCGCCAGCGCCGCAGCCCGATCCGGTCGCGCAAGCACCTGTGACGGTCGAGGTCGTGACCACGGCCGCGCCCGTTACGCCCCAGCAGGTGCACGCCAGCCAATGGCCGCCACGAAGATTGTCGCTGGCGCTCCAAGGCGGCGGCACCTTTGCCGCCTTCAGCTGGGGCGTGCTGGAGCGGCTGCTGGAAGAGCCTGACATCGCGATCGACACCGTCAGCGGCGCCAGCGCGGGCGCGATCAATGCGCTGCTGCTCGCTTGCGGTCTTGCCGAGGGCGGCCGCGAAGGTGCCCGGTCGCGGCTGAACCGGTTCTGGCTCCGGCTGATGCACGAGGCCTCGTTCCGCTCGCTGATGCTGATCGGCGGCTTTTCGCCGGCGGGAAGCTCGGTCGCATTCGGCCCGACGCTGCGCTCCGGCCAGTTCGATCCGTTCGATCTTGACCCGCTACGGCAGGCGCTGTCGCGCGACATCGATTTTGCCTCCTTGCGCAACGCGAGGTGTCCGAAGCTGCTGATCGCGGCGACGCGGATCCGCGACGGCCAGCAACAGATCTTCCGCAACGACGCCATCACCGCCGATGTCGCGCTGGCCTCGACCTGTCCGCCGCTGGTGCACTGCGCCGTCGAGATCGACGGCGAAGCCTATTGGGACGGCGGCTTTGGCGGCAATCCGCCGCTGCTGCGACTGGCGCAGGAAACGACGACCGCCGATGTCCTGCTCGTCCAGCTCACGCCGGCCCGCGACAGCTACGTGCCGATCACGCTCGCCGCGATCGACCGCCGGCTCGACCAGATCGCGGCCAATGCCGCCCTCAATGCCGAGATCGCGGCCATCGAATGGGCACAGGCTCATGCCGCGCCGTCGCTGCGGCTCTCCAGGATCGCGGCCGAAGACTTCGTCGATGGGCTGGCACAGCGCTCATCCACCGATCTCGGCCGCGGCTTCATTCGCACGCTGCACCGGAGTGGCCGCGAGGCCGCCGAGCGCTGGCTCGGGCAAGGCGCGAACGGCAACGCGCCCGCGCGCGCCCAACAGGTGTCTCGCGCCGAACCCGCGCTAGCCTGA
- the plsY gene encoding glycerol-3-phosphate 1-O-acyltransferase PlsY, whose translation MGLEAFLPVAFVIGYLLGSIPFGLVLTKLAGTQDIRSIGSGSIGATNVLRTGRKSLAAGTLLLDALKGTVAVVIAGYIAGPNAAMLAGLGAFLGHLFPVWLKFKGGKGVAVYIGILLGLFWPGAVVFCLIWLATAFTTRYSSLSALVAAFITPMFLWWFGHLALSALAAVLTLLLFYAHRENIKRLQAGRESRIGEKA comes from the coding sequence ATGGGGCTTGAAGCATTCCTGCCGGTGGCCTTCGTCATCGGCTACCTCCTCGGCTCGATTCCGTTCGGGCTGGTCCTGACCAAGCTCGCCGGCACGCAGGATATCCGCTCAATCGGCTCCGGCAGCATCGGCGCCACCAATGTGCTGCGCACGGGACGCAAGAGCCTTGCCGCGGGCACCCTGCTGCTCGACGCGCTCAAGGGCACCGTGGCCGTGGTGATCGCCGGCTACATCGCAGGACCCAATGCCGCCATGCTGGCCGGCCTCGGCGCCTTCCTCGGCCATCTCTTCCCGGTTTGGCTGAAATTCAAGGGGGGCAAGGGCGTCGCCGTCTATATCGGCATCCTGCTCGGCCTGTTCTGGCCAGGCGCGGTCGTGTTCTGCCTGATCTGGCTGGCGACCGCCTTCACCACCCGCTATTCCTCGCTTTCCGCGCTGGTGGCGGCGTTCATCACGCCGATGTTCCTGTGGTGGTTCGGGCACCTCGCATTGTCCGCACTGGCAGCAGTGCTGACGCTTCTGCTGTTCTACGCGCACCGAGAGAACATCAAGCGCTTGCAAGCGGGCCGCGAAAGCCGGATCGGCGAGAAGGCTTGA
- a CDS encoding dihydroorotase — protein MLTDRRPILLANARVVDPSRDFDGLGDVLIADGAIRETRRGIGAAGVPEGTDIVNCSGKIVAPGLIDMRAFVGEPGLSHRETFASASQAAATGGITTIICQPDTSPVIDNSATVDFVMRRARDTAIVNIQPMAALTKGMLGEEMTEFGLLKAAGAVAFSDGDRSVTNAQVMRRALTYGRDFDALIVHHTEDPNLVGEGVMNEGEFATRLGLMGIPNAAEAVMLERDLRLVALTGGRYHAASLTCIDSLDILQRARDAGLAVSASVSINHLALNENDIGPYRSFLKLSPPLRTEDDRRALVAALASGLLDVIMSDHNPQDVEVKRLPFAEAAPGAVGLETMLPAGLRLVHNGEMELKTLISAMSTRPAELLGLPGGTLRAGSPADVIVIDPDTPWVVDPADLKSPCKNTPFDEARFTGRVVRTIVGGRTVYEHV, from the coding sequence ATGCTGACCGACCGCCGCCCCATCCTGCTCGCCAATGCCCGCGTCGTCGATCCCTCCAGGGATTTCGACGGCCTCGGCGACGTCCTGATCGCCGACGGCGCCATCCGCGAGACCCGCCGCGGCATCGGCGCGGCCGGCGTCCCCGAGGGCACCGACATCGTCAACTGCTCCGGCAAGATCGTGGCGCCGGGCCTGATCGACATGCGCGCCTTCGTCGGCGAGCCCGGCCTGAGCCATCGCGAGACCTTTGCGTCGGCGAGCCAGGCCGCCGCCACCGGCGGCATCACCACCATCATCTGCCAGCCCGATACTTCTCCGGTTATCGATAACTCGGCGACGGTCGACTTCGTGATGCGCCGCGCCCGCGACACCGCGATCGTCAACATCCAGCCGATGGCGGCCCTGACCAAGGGCATGCTCGGCGAGGAGATGACCGAGTTCGGCCTGTTGAAAGCCGCCGGCGCGGTCGCCTTCAGCGATGGCGACAGGAGCGTAACCAACGCCCAGGTGATGCGCCGCGCGCTGACCTACGGCCGGGACTTCGACGCGCTGATCGTGCATCACACCGAGGACCCCAATCTGGTCGGCGAAGGCGTGATGAACGAGGGCGAGTTCGCGACCCGGCTCGGCCTGATGGGCATCCCGAATGCCGCCGAGGCCGTCATGCTGGAGCGCGATCTGCGCCTGGTCGCGCTCACCGGCGGCCGCTATCACGCGGCCTCGCTGACCTGCATCGATTCCCTCGACATCCTTCAGCGTGCCCGCGACGCCGGCCTCGCCGTCAGCGCCTCGGTCTCGATCAACCATCTGGCGCTGAACGAGAACGACATCGGCCCCTACCGTTCGTTCCTGAAGCTGTCGCCGCCGCTGCGGACCGAGGACGACCGCCGCGCGCTGGTGGCGGCGCTCGCCTCCGGCCTTCTCGACGTCATCATGTCCGACCACAATCCGCAGGACGTCGAGGTCAAGCGCCTACCGTTCGCGGAAGCAGCACCCGGCGCGGTGGGACTCGAGACCATGCTGCCGGCGGGCCTCCGGCTGGTGCATAATGGCGAAATGGAACTGAAGACGCTGATCAGCGCGATGTCGACCCGCCCGGCCGAGTTGCTTGGGCTGCCCGGCGGAACCCTGCGCGCCGGGAGCCCGGCCGACGTCATCGTGATCGACCCCGACACGCCCTGGGTGGTCGATCCCGCCGATCTCAAATCGCCCTGCAAGAACACCCCGTTTGACGAGGCGCGCTTTACAGGCCGCGTGGTGCGCACCATTGTCGGCGGTCGGACGGTCTATGAGCATGTCTGA
- a CDS encoding aspartate carbamoyltransferase catalytic subunit — MTSKSTFVLGHRHLLGIEGLSAADISGLLDLSEEYVELNRQVDKKRTVLRGRTQVNLFFEASTRTQSSFELAGKRLGADVMNMSVSSSSIRKGETLIDTAVTLNAMHPDILVVRHHASGAVELLARKVDGSVINAGDGAHEHPTQALLDALTIRRNKGRIEGLVVAICGDVLHSRVARSNIILLNTMGARVRVVGPSTLLPPGIERMGVEVARDMREGLEGADIVMMLRLQRERMNGSFVPSSSEYFHYFGLDQKKLAYAKPDALVMHPGPMNRGVEIDSIVADGAQSLIREQVEMGVAVRMAVLEALARNLPNA; from the coding sequence ATGACATCGAAATCGACCTTCGTCCTCGGCCACCGGCATTTGCTGGGCATCGAGGGCCTTTCCGCGGCCGACATCAGCGGCCTCCTCGACCTGTCCGAAGAATATGTCGAGCTCAACCGCCAGGTTGACAAGAAGCGAACCGTCCTGCGTGGACGGACGCAAGTGAACCTCTTCTTCGAGGCATCCACCCGGACCCAGTCCTCGTTCGAGCTCGCGGGAAAACGGCTCGGCGCCGACGTCATGAACATGTCGGTGTCCTCCTCCTCGATCCGCAAGGGCGAGACCCTGATCGACACCGCGGTGACGCTGAACGCGATGCACCCGGATATCCTTGTCGTGCGCCATCACGCCTCCGGCGCGGTGGAACTGCTGGCGCGCAAGGTTGACGGTTCCGTGATCAATGCCGGCGACGGCGCGCATGAGCATCCGACGCAGGCGCTGCTGGACGCGCTCACCATCCGCCGCAACAAGGGCCGGATCGAAGGCCTCGTGGTCGCGATCTGCGGCGACGTGCTACATTCGCGCGTGGCCCGCTCGAACATCATCCTGCTCAACACCATGGGCGCCCGCGTCCGCGTCGTCGGGCCCTCCACGCTCTTGCCGCCCGGCATCGAGCGGATGGGTGTCGAGGTCGCGCGCGACATGCGCGAGGGCCTGGAGGGCGCCGACATCGTGATGATGCTGCGGCTCCAGCGCGAGCGCATGAACGGCTCCTTCGTGCCCTCGTCATCGGAATACTTCCATTATTTCGGGCTCGACCAGAAGAAGCTCGCCTACGCCAAGCCGGATGCCCTCGTGATGCATCCCGGCCCCATGAATCGCGGCGTGGAGATCGACTCGATCGTGGCCGACGGCGCACAGTCCCTGATCCGCGAACAGGTGGAGATGGGCGTCGCGGTACGCATGGCCGTGCTCGAAGCGCTCGCCCGTAACCTGCCGAACGCGTGA
- a CDS encoding M15 family metallopeptidase — MHIAKPILIALLAIASVSAAHAQSLPGGFVYLRDIDPGIIQDIRYATSNNFVGRPLAGYGAGECVVKREVGLRLKAVQAELAARNLSLKMFDCYRPARASLDMVKWSQNGHETAAERRYNPKIPKTELFRLGYIASRSQHSTGAALDLTLVDLKADNSAKYDPSKPYADCTAPFQARAPEGSVDMGTGYDCTDVKGHTAAPSINPEQRGWRKRLVAAMARQGFVNYSKEWWHFSLPGAGGAAYDFPIQPRRN, encoded by the coding sequence ATGCACATAGCGAAGCCAATTTTGATTGCACTTTTAGCAATCGCCTCAGTCTCCGCAGCCCACGCCCAGTCGCTCCCCGGCGGATTCGTGTACCTGCGCGACATCGACCCCGGCATCATCCAGGACATCCGCTACGCCACCTCGAACAATTTCGTCGGCCGTCCGCTCGCCGGCTACGGCGCCGGCGAATGCGTGGTGAAGCGCGAGGTGGGGCTGCGGCTGAAGGCGGTCCAGGCGGAGCTCGCGGCTCGAAATCTCTCGCTCAAGATGTTCGACTGCTACCGGCCCGCGCGGGCCTCGCTCGACATGGTGAAGTGGTCGCAGAACGGCCATGAGACCGCGGCCGAGCGGCGCTACAATCCAAAGATCCCGAAGACCGAGTTGTTTCGGCTTGGCTACATCGCGAGCCGTTCGCAGCATTCGACCGGGGCGGCGCTCGATCTCACTCTGGTCGATCTCAAGGCTGACAATTCCGCCAAATATGATCCATCAAAACCTTATGCCGATTGCACGGCGCCGTTCCAGGCGCGGGCGCCCGAAGGCAGCGTCGACATGGGCACCGGCTACGACTGTACCGACGTGAAAGGGCATACCGCTGCACCATCGATCAATCCGGAGCAGCGCGGCTGGCGCAAGCGGTTGGTGGCTGCGATGGCCAGGCAAGGCTTTGTGAACTATTCGAAGGAGTGGTGGCACTTTTCTTTGCCGGGGGCGGGAGGGGCGGCCTATGATTTCCCGATCCAGCCGCGGCGGAACTAA
- a CDS encoding acyl-CoA dehydrogenase family protein, with the protein MTQPSFATHEVFNQSPPFEDIDLFAVDRPLIEAVRANGGAAAERELSEFGKHWGSAAMADRGRAANENTPKLRGFDAKGNRRDQVEFHPAYHELMAHSAHAGVHNSTWTADGRPAGDAAEVIRAARFYMASQVETGHLCPITMTRASVAALAMQPELLGKVMPVLSAKSYDPGFAPWWEKRGMTLGMGMTEKQGGTDVRANMTRAVRDGSAYRITGHKWFMSAPMCDAFLVLAQAENGLTCFFMPRFAPDGSVNAIQFQRLKDKLGNRSNASSEVEFVGAYAEAVGEEGKGIRTIIQMVQLTRQDCAIASVGLMRSGLAHALHHARHRSVFQKHLAVQPLMQAVLSDMALHVEASTALVMRLCRAFDRTPQDTAEAAYMRLLTPAIKYWTCKSAPPFLFEAMECLGGNGYVEDGILARHYRESPVNAIWEGSGNVMCLDVLRALSREPEAAMAVLQSLAAETKGLPGAGEAASFIGKTFRRADGERVARLAVEKLALLAAAAALNGVSPHNAELFASTRLAANHAGMYGAVELDSGDVRALLERALP; encoded by the coding sequence ATGACCCAGCCGAGCTTTGCGACCCATGAGGTCTTCAACCAGTCGCCGCCGTTCGAGGATATCGACCTCTTCGCCGTGGATCGGCCGCTGATCGAGGCGGTCAGGGCCAATGGCGGCGCTGCGGCGGAGCGTGAGCTGTCGGAGTTCGGCAAGCACTGGGGCTCGGCGGCAATGGCCGATCGCGGGCGCGCCGCGAACGAGAACACGCCCAAACTGCGCGGCTTCGATGCCAAGGGCAATCGCCGCGACCAGGTCGAGTTTCATCCCGCCTATCATGAGCTGATGGCGCACAGTGCGCATGCCGGCGTGCACAATTCGACGTGGACCGCGGATGGAAGACCTGCAGGCGATGCCGCCGAGGTCATTCGCGCGGCAAGATTCTACATGGCTTCGCAGGTCGAGACCGGTCATCTCTGTCCGATCACGATGACGCGCGCCTCGGTGGCCGCGCTAGCGATGCAGCCGGAACTGCTCGGCAAGGTGATGCCGGTGCTGTCGGCGAAGAGTTATGATCCCGGCTTCGCGCCCTGGTGGGAAAAGCGCGGCATGACGCTTGGCATGGGGATGACCGAGAAGCAGGGCGGCACCGACGTCCGCGCCAACATGACCCGTGCGGTGCGCGACGGAAGCGCCTATCGCATCACCGGCCACAAATGGTTCATGTCGGCGCCGATGTGCGATGCGTTCCTGGTGCTGGCGCAGGCGGAGAACGGCCTGACCTGCTTCTTCATGCCGCGCTTTGCACCGGATGGCTCGGTGAACGCGATCCAGTTCCAGCGGCTGAAAGACAAGCTCGGCAACCGTTCCAATGCGTCGTCCGAAGTGGAGTTCGTCGGCGCCTATGCCGAAGCGGTGGGCGAGGAGGGCAAGGGTATTCGCACCATCATCCAGATGGTGCAGCTGACGCGGCAGGATTGTGCGATCGCCTCCGTCGGCCTGATGCGCTCGGGGCTCGCACATGCGCTGCATCACGCCCGTCACCGCAGCGTGTTCCAGAAGCATCTCGCCGTCCAGCCCTTGATGCAGGCGGTGCTGTCGGACATGGCGCTGCATGTCGAGGCGAGCACAGCCCTGGTGATGCGGCTCTGCCGCGCCTTCGATCGCACGCCGCAGGATACGGCAGAGGCCGCCTATATGCGGCTGCTGACGCCCGCGATCAAATACTGGACCTGCAAGAGTGCGCCGCCGTTCCTCTTCGAGGCGATGGAGTGCCTCGGCGGCAACGGCTATGTCGAGGACGGCATTCTGGCGCGCCACTATCGCGAGTCGCCGGTCAACGCGATCTGGGAGGGCTCGGGCAACGTCATGTGCCTCGACGTGCTCCGCGCGCTCTCGCGCGAGCCGGAAGCGGCAATGGCGGTGCTGCAATCGCTGGCGGCCGAGACCAAGGGACTGCCGGGAGCAGGCGAGGCGGCCAGCTTCATCGGCAAGACCTTTCGCCGGGCCGACGGCGAGCGCGTCGCGCGGCTTGCGGTCGAGAAGCTGGCGCTGCTTGCGGCGGCTGCGGCGCTGAACGGAGTGTCTCCGCACAATGCCGAACTGTTCGCGAGCACGCGTCTCGCTGCCAATCACGCCGGCATGTACGGCGCGGTGGAGCTGGACAGTGGCGACGTGCGCGCGCTGCTGGAGAGGGCACTGCCGTGA